The Atribacteraceae bacterium genome segment TTCTGACCAACGTGGCGGGGACGCTCAATCTGTTGGAGGCATGCCGGGGAGTGGTGGGTAAGGTGGTCTTCATCTCTACCGACAAGGCGGTCCATCCGGAAAACGTGATGGGGCAGACCAAAAAAATAGGGGAAGTCCTGATCCATTCCTTCGCCGCGGCTCATCCTGACATTGAGGCCAGTGTGGTTCGCTTCGGAAATGTGCTGGGAAGCCGGGGCAACGTCCTCGAGGTTTGGAAGGCCCAGTTGGAGCGGGGAGAACCTCTCACCATCACCGACCCGGCAATGAAACGCTATTTTATGACCACCCAGGAAGCGGTGACCTTGGTCATTGAAGTGAGTTTGATGGCCGGGAATCGGCGCGTATACGTGCTGAAAATGGGTGAGATGCTCCCGATCGTCGAACTGGCCCGGATTTTTTGTGAGATTCAGGGATACCAACTGGGGCGGGACGTGGAGCTGCGGGTCACCGGAAAACGGGCCGGCGAGAAAATGATGGAAAGTTTATGGGAAGAGGGGGAACGCGTGGAAGAAACCACTCATCCCCGCATCTGGAGAGTTAGGCCGCCGGAGGAGCGGGGATTCTCCTGGGATCATATAGCCCGGCAAATCCGCTGCCTTGAGCAGTCGATCCTGGCCGGAGATACGGTCGATGTCCGGGAAGCCATGAGAAAAATCGTTGGGGATTGAGAGGTTCTTCAAGGGAGTAAGACGTTTTATGCCTATGGATCAGGTTGTTCTTACCGTTGCGTTACGGTGGTTTGACTTGAGGAGACTGGGAACATGGCGGAAAAATCCATACGTAAGGCCTTGATACCGGTAGCCGGGTTCGGTACCCGACTCCTGCCGGCAACTAAGGCTCAGCCGAAAGAGATGTTGCCGGTGGTCGATACCCCGGCGGTTCAGTACGTGGTGGAAGAAGCGTTGAATTCCGGGGTGGAAAGCCTATTATTCGTGACCGGCCGGGGAAAGCAGGCGATCGAAAATTATTTTGACTACTCGGTGGAACTGGAAAAGGAACTCAAGGATCGGGGAAAATTGGACCTGTTGCAAGAAGTGCGGGAGGTCGGGGATCTCATCCATATTTTCTATGTTCGGCAGAAACGGCAAAAGGGCCTGGGAGACGCCATCTGGTACGGGAGACAATTCATCGGGGACGCACCATTTGCGGTTCTTCTTGCCGATGACATTATCGATGCCCGGATTCCCTGCCTGGCCCAGATGGCGGAGGTCTACCGGGAATTTCCGGGAATCGTGCTGGCGGTGGAACAGGTTCCCCGGGAAAGGGTTGACCAGTTGGGGATTATTAAGGGACGGAAGGTCAAAGATCGGGTTTTCGCGGTGGAAGACTTAGTGGAGAAGCCCGACCCAGCTGAAGCCCCCTCGGACCTGGCCATCGTAGGACGATATATCCTCACGCCGTCGATTTTCGATTCAATCGAAAAGACCACGCCGGGAAAGGGCGGTGAAATCCAGCTCACCGACGCTATGAAGAACTTGATTGGACGGGAAAACGTTTATGCCTACCAGTTTGAGGGAACCTTGTACGGGGTTGGAGACAAGCTCGGCTTTCTGAAGGCCAACATCGCTTATGCCCTCAAGCGGGAGGACCTAGGCCCACCGATCCGGGAATTCATTCGGGAATGCTTGGACGGATAGACACGGGAAGGCGAAGACACCTGGATGTATATACTCTCAGGAAGGGAGTAAGATCATGAAAACGGCACAGTATGGACGGTGGGGTCAATGTATCCGGTTGGAAAACGGCCGTCTGGAACTATTGGTAACCAGGGAACGGGGACCCCGGGTGATCAGATTGGGATTCATCGGAGGCCGGAACCTTTTCCGGGAATTTCCGGAAGACGCGGCTTTGGGTGGTGATGATCGCTGGAAGATCTATGGCGGGCACCGGCTCTGGCATGCTCCGGAAATGTATCCGCGGACCTATGTCCCGGACAACGGACCGGTGGACGCGACAGGTGACGGTCGAAAGGTTGTTCTGACTCAGGAGACCGAGAAAAGGACCGGGATTCAGAAGGTGCTGGCCATTGAGATGTCTGAAGACGAGAATAGGGTGACGGTGACCCATACCCTCACCAACCGGAACCTTTGGGAGGTGGAGTTAGCGGTCTGGGCCCTGAGCGTGATGAGCGAAGGAGGTCTGGCCGTAATTCCCCAGGAACCCTACTCCAGCCACTCGGCGACGTTGACTCCGGTACGCCCCATGGCCCTATGGGCCTATACTGACATGAACGACCCGCGTTGGCGCTGGGGGAGAAAGTATGTTTCCCTAAAACAGGTGCCGGGAGCGCCCCCGACCAAGGCCGGCTTCGGGAATTCCCGGGGGTGGTGCAGCTATCTCCTGGACGATCTGGTTTTCTTAAAATGCTTCCGTTATATTCCCGGTGCAGTATATCCCGACTTTGGTTCGTCCGTTGAGCTATTTACCAATGAAAACATGCTGGAACTGGAGTCTTTGGGACCACTGGTTCGCCTGGCTCCGGATGAAGCGGTCACCCACACTGAGTACTGGGGTTTGTTCAAGGACTTACAGATTGCGGATACCGATGATTCATTGGATGAAATCCTTCTTCCCCTGGTGGAAGAAATACTGGAGGTATAACCATGCGACTGACGTTTCATGGAGCAGCTCGGGAAGTGACTGGTTCCTGCTATCTTTTGGAAGGTGCCGGAAAGCGAGTACTGGTAGACCGTGGCTTGATTCAGGGCCGGGGCGAGGAACGCAACCGGGAACCACTCCCCTTTGATCCGGCAACGCTTGATGGGGTTTATCTCACCCATGCTCACCTGGACCATTCCGGGCTGATTCCGCTTCTGGTCCGGGAGGGGTTTCGCGGGCCCGTCTTTGCCACACTGCCCACTGTTGAACTTTGCGAAGTGCTCTGGCTGGATACCGCGAAGATCGCACGGGAAGAAACCGAGCGGTTGAACCGGAGAAACCACCGGTCCGGCCGGCCGATAGTGGAGCCACTGTATGGAGAGGAGGATGTGCGTAAGGCAATAGAACTGTTCGAACCAATTTCCTATGATGAGCCAGTTCGGCTTGGAGGGGTAGAAACTACGTTTCGTAACGCAGCGCATATCCTGGGAGCAGCGGCGCTTGAGGTCCGGATTCAGGATCAGAAAGTGGTCTTTTCCGGAGACATGGGCTCTTTTAACGGGATCATGGAAGGGTCTCCACCGATCATCGACGATGCCGATTACGTGGTCGTCGAATCCACCTATGGGAACCGGGCTCACCGGGGAGTGGAAGAAACCCGGGTGGAATTCGGCGAGGCGATCGGTCAGGCCCTGGAAAGCGGAGGAAAGGTCCTGATTCCCTCGTTTGTGGTTGACCGGGCTCAGCGGGTGTTGTACGAGCTGTTTCTCTTCCAGAGGAAGGATGGCTTGGATTGCCCGGTCTTTTTCGACAGTCCCATGGGGAAATTGGCCACCGACATTTACCGGAAATACCGTGACTTTCTGGCCGGGGAAATCCGCAAGACCCGGCTTTCGGATACGGACCCCTTTTCATTGCCCAGCTTGCAGTATGTCTCTTCCCCGGAGGAGTCCCGGGCGATCAATAATGTGGACCGGGCCATTGTCATTGCCGGAAGTGGGATGCTTACCGGAGGCCGGATCGTCCATCACCTACGCCACAACCTCTGGAAGGAAAACACCAGCCTTATTTTCGTGGGCTACCAGGCAGCGGGTTCGCCGGGCCGTTTAATCGTGGATGGCGCCCGCCGGCTCCGGTTTTTTGGTGAAGAACTTTCGGTCCGGGCTAAGATTTACACTATCAATGGTTTTTCAGCCCACGCTGATCAGAACGATCTCCTGAAATGGTGCGGTTATTTTAAGAACAACCCCACCTTTCTGATCACCCACGGGGAAGAGCGTAGCGCTCAGGCTCTGGCGGAAGCCTTAAAACTGCAAGGCAAACGATCGATTGTTCCGGAACTGGGGGCGTCCATCGATCTGGACCAAAAGGCGGTTTCTGTTCCCACCCGTCCGAGGGTGGAAAAACTGGACCTTCTCAAAGAGTTGGCCGAACGTATCGCTCTTATGCGGGAGATGGAGACCCCATTGCACGAACACGCTGAGAGTTATCTGCAGTCCGCCCTGGTTCTCCTGGACGAAGCCGGGAAAGGGTGAGGGATTCAAACCGTGCGGCCGATGAACTCCCGCAGGATGGAGTTGGAAGGCACGAGCGCTTGGTTCAGGGGAATGAAGTGGTTCAAGAAAGCATACAGCCGGTAGGCTTCCAGATAGGTTTTTCGTTCGGGGGTGATCCCCCTGAGAAGCGGCTCGGCTGATTGCCGCAGGACGCTCAGTTCGTAGATCAGTGAGGAGTTGAACATAATATCGGCTTCTTCCTGGAATGGGAACACATACTTTTCCTCCCCTTCCCGGACGTGCGGCCACATGGTAAAGACCGCCTCGGCGTCCCGTCCCCGGAACTGACTGTCCCGCACTAGGCGGCGGATCAGCCGGCTGTCGGTGGTGGAAATCCGGTTATGATCGTCGATGTTGAGCTGGGTGATGGCGCTGACAAAGATCCGGACTTTCTGTTCGGGGGGGATGGTTTTACTCAACAGGGGATTCAAGGCATGTAACCCTTCGACGACGATGACGCCGTCCCGGCTCAGCGTGAGGGATTTCCCGCTAAACTCGCGTTTCCCGGTCACAAAATTGAAGTGGGGGACTTCCACCGCCTCTCCGGCGATCAGCCGCTGCATCTGCTCTTTGAACAGGCCCAGATCTATGGCTTCGGGTTTTTCATACTCCGCGAAATTGTCTTCACCCAATTCCTGCCGTTCTCGGAAATAGTCGTCGAGGGAAATGGTCAAGGGCTTCCAGCCGTTGGCCCGGAGTTGGATCAGTAAACGCCGGGCGAAGGTGGTCTTGCCCGAGGACGAAGGGCCGGCGATTAGGACCAGGTGGGTCAACCCTTTTCGCTGGGTGATCTGGTCGGCTATTTGGGCGATCTTCTTTTCATGAAAGGCCTCGGCTACCTCTACGATTTCGCGGCCCTTGAGTTGGACGACCGCTTCATTCAGGTTACCCACATTTTCTATTTCGAGAATTTTACTCCACTGGAAAGCTTCCTGAAAAATGCTGTACAGTTTTGGCCGAAACGTGTAGGGTGGCAGACTTTCCGGGTCTTTGTGATCGGGTATATGTACGATGAAACCGGGTGGTACATGCGCCAACCCGAACTTTCGGACATATCCGGTCGTTGGGCACAACGGCCCGTAGTAGTAGTCGTAATAGCTGTCCAGCACGTAAAGCGGAACCGCCGGAGTCCGCCAGTACCTGAAGAGACGAACCAGGTCCGTCCTACCCTGAGCGCTGCAGAGGTTAATCGCCTGTTCCCAGTTCACCGTGTGTTTGCGGAAAGGTAGATCTGCTTCTGCCAGTTCCTGCATCGTCTTGCTCAGAGTGGCCACTTGGGCATTGTTCAGGTTTTCCTCGTCCTCGACTTGGCAGAAAATACCGTTGCTGATCGAGTAGGTGACCTTTAGATGCTTACCGGGGAAAACCCGACTGACCGCATAACTAAGCAGAAAGAAGACGCTTCGGGTATAGGCCCGCCGCCCCTCCGGGTGGAAAAAATCGAAAAAGTGCACCTCTCCGTCCTTCTCGATCATGGTATGGAGATCGACGATCTCCCCGTCGAACTGGGCGACCAGGAAGTTTCGGAACGAATCGGGGGCGCCTTGCCGGGCCACATCGAAAAGAGTCGCGCCCTCCGGCATGTGCAGGCTCACCCGGTTATCGACGAGAACGGAGTATTCACGTTCGGCCATCTCTTTTTCTCCCTGTTAATTGAAATTGCAGGTTTAAAACCTGTAGTCGGCGAGACCGGGGGAAAAAGCCCATGGTTTCCCCTTCTTTGCCCATTATAACCTGATTGTCAACAATTCTGGCGATAAGATGGTTTTTGCTTTTCTCCGGAACATGATAGTATAGCAAAGGGTTTTCCGTGAAGGAAACAGGAGGGATGAGCATGAGCTATTTTGCCTATCACTTGGGCTTACATGAGGAAGATCTGTCGGGGGTGACCCTGGCCTTGGTTCCCGGGGCACCGGAGCGGTGTGTGAAAATAGCCGCCGCGTATGGCACCTATCGCGAACTGGCTGTCCACCGGGAATTTAAAACGATCCTGGCCGAAAGCGAAGAGGGAAAGGTTCTGGTCGTCTCATCGGGGATCGGCGGTCCGTCCCTGTCCATCGCGGTGGAAGAGCTGGCCCGCTTGGGTATTCGCCATTTTATTCGGGCGGGGACCTGTGGGGCTATCCAGGAAGATGTCGGGATCGGCGACCTGGTGGTCAGTGAGGGAGCGGTACGCCTGGATGGGACTTCGGATCATTATGCGCCGGTCAGCTATCCCGCCTGTGCCGACCACGCGCTCACTACTTACCTGCTCCGGGCCGGGCGTGAACTCGGACATCGAGTACGGCTGGGACTCACCTGTTCGACGGCATCTTTTTATCCCGGTCAAGAACGTTATGATACGTTTTCCGGGTATGTCATCCGTGGTCTTCGCAATACATTTGAGGAATGGAAAAGGTTGGGAGTATTGAATTATGAAATGGAGATCGCTACCCTGTTCACTGTCTGCCGGGTACTGGGCCTTAAAGCTGCGGCGGTGTGTGGGGTTTTAGTGAGCCGCATACAAGAAGAAACCGTTGATCTCCTGATCAAGCCCGAAGTGGAGATGAAGGTTTCCGAGACGGTGGCTCTGGCGGCCAAGCTGATCCTACGCAAAGAGTTCCGGAACGCGGAGGAGTAAGACAGAGAGGTAAATCTGATTCCACTGCAATAAGTAATTTTGCTGCAAAAGAACGAAGGAAGCCTGGGCCTAAGTTGCCTGAATCAGCCGCCGAAATCACCGCATTTTCGCAGCAAAAAGGCCAAGGATGGCCTTTTCAGCAGCACTGTAACCGGACGTGGTCAT includes the following:
- a CDS encoding MBL fold metallo-hydrolase, translated to MRLTFHGAAREVTGSCYLLEGAGKRVLVDRGLIQGRGEERNREPLPFDPATLDGVYLTHAHLDHSGLIPLLVREGFRGPVFATLPTVELCEVLWLDTAKIAREETERLNRRNHRSGRPIVEPLYGEEDVRKAIELFEPISYDEPVRLGGVETTFRNAAHILGAAALEVRIQDQKVVFSGDMGSFNGIMEGSPPIIDDADYVVVESTYGNRAHRGVEETRVEFGEAIGQALESGGKVLIPSFVVDRAQRVLYELFLFQRKDGLDCPVFFDSPMGKLATDIYRKYRDFLAGEIRKTRLSDTDPFSLPSLQYVSSPEESRAINNVDRAIVIAGSGMLTGGRIVHHLRHNLWKENTSLIFVGYQAAGSPGRLIVDGARRLRFFGEELSVRAKIYTINGFSAHADQNDLLKWCGYFKNNPTFLITHGEERSAQALAEALKLQGKRSIVPELGASIDLDQKAVSVPTRPRVEKLDLLKELAERIALMREMETPLHEHAESYLQSALVLLDEAGKG
- the galU gene encoding UTP--glucose-1-phosphate uridylyltransferase GalU, coding for MAEKSIRKALIPVAGFGTRLLPATKAQPKEMLPVVDTPAVQYVVEEALNSGVESLLFVTGRGKQAIENYFDYSVELEKELKDRGKLDLLQEVREVGDLIHIFYVRQKRQKGLGDAIWYGRQFIGDAPFAVLLADDIIDARIPCLAQMAEVYREFPGIVLAVEQVPRERVDQLGIIKGRKVKDRVFAVEDLVEKPDPAEAPSDLAIVGRYILTPSIFDSIEKTTPGKGGEIQLTDAMKNLIGRENVYAYQFEGTLYGVGDKLGFLKANIAYALKREDLGPPIREFIRECLDG
- a CDS encoding polysaccharide biosynthesis protein, whose amino-acid sequence is TGCRLIVLDHNETGIFDLVHELGGEITVFPLIGDIRCGGRLKALLNECRPDFVYHAAAYKHVPLLEENPAEAFLTNVAGTLNLLEACRGVVGKVVFISTDKAVHPENVMGQTKKIGEVLIHSFAAAHPDIEASVVRFGNVLGSRGNVLEVWKAQLERGEPLTITDPAMKRYFMTTQEAVTLVIEVSLMAGNRRVYVLKMGEMLPIVELARIFCEIQGYQLGRDVELRVTGKRAGEKMMESLWEEGERVEETTHPRIWRVRPPEERGFSWDHIARQIRCLEQSILAGDTVDVREAMRKIVGD
- the udp gene encoding uridine phosphorylase: MSYFAYHLGLHEEDLSGVTLALVPGAPERCVKIAAAYGTYRELAVHREFKTILAESEEGKVLVVSSGIGGPSLSIAVEELARLGIRHFIRAGTCGAIQEDVGIGDLVVSEGAVRLDGTSDHYAPVSYPACADHALTTYLLRAGRELGHRVRLGLTCSTASFYPGQERYDTFSGYVIRGLRNTFEEWKRLGVLNYEMEIATLFTVCRVLGLKAAAVCGVLVSRIQEETVDLLIKPEVEMKVSETVALAAKLILRKEFRNAEE